A DNA window from Methanobacterium sp. contains the following coding sequences:
- a CDS encoding Fur family transcriptional regulator: MKKELRAHGVKITPQRLEIIGKLEELGSSHPSFNDVYKAVEDTYPSISRSTVYENLKLLVELGIISSFHYNGEIHYEMNLDPHVNMVRSDGAIKDIRNAEIKEHLKEIERIINKEKGIKIKNLLVIVE; this comes from the coding sequence ATGAAAAAGGAATTGAGAGCACATGGAGTTAAAATTACTCCACAAAGGCTGGAGATAATTGGGAAATTAGAAGAGTTAGGAAGTTCTCATCCTTCATTTAATGATGTTTACAAAGCTGTAGAAGATACATATCCAAGTATTAGCCGTTCTACTGTATATGAAAATTTGAAGTTACTTGTTGAACTGGGTATCATAAGCAGTTTTCATTACAACGGTGAAATTCACTATGAAATGAATCTTGATCCCCATGTAAACATGGTAAGATCTGATGGGGCAATAAAAGACATTAGGAATGCTGAAATTAAAGAACATCTAAAGGAAATAGAACGAATTATAAACAAAGAGAAAGGAATTAAAATTAAAAATTTACTGGTCATTGTAGAATAA
- a CDS encoding class I SAM-dependent methyltransferase encodes MDQIDYDFFKFKNQEPTLVSVAVRTELLDKAAKDFIGKYPNAAIINIGCGLDTRFLRVDNGKICWYDLDLPEVINIRKQFFTESERHKMIARSVFDYSWINDININEHILIIAEGIFMYLTEQEVKGIMDKLAAAFKGSEMLLETTPASLVKQNQKQDLIKDQYQIEARLQWGIKKGKEIEKLNSHIKFIDDWHYFDYHKDRWRIIRWLSLIPTFKYRFGNRIVHLKFI; translated from the coding sequence ATGGATCAAATTGATTATGACTTTTTTAAATTTAAGAATCAAGAGCCAACACTTGTCAGTGTCGCTGTTAGAACTGAACTTCTGGATAAAGCAGCGAAGGATTTTATTGGGAAATATCCTAATGCTGCAATCATCAATATTGGCTGCGGCCTTGATACTCGCTTTTTAAGGGTAGATAACGGCAAAATTTGCTGGTATGACCTGGATTTACCCGAGGTAATTAATATCAGAAAGCAATTTTTCACTGAAAGCGAAAGACACAAAATGATAGCTAGATCTGTCTTTGATTACTCATGGATAAACGATATCAATATAAATGAACACATTTTGATAATTGCAGAAGGAATATTCATGTATCTCACAGAACAGGAAGTTAAAGGTATAATGGATAAATTAGCCGCTGCATTTAAAGGTTCTGAAATGCTTCTTGAGACCACACCTGCATCACTGGTAAAACAAAATCAGAAACAGGATCTTATCAAGGATCAGTACCAAATAGAAGCTCGACTTCAATGGGGAATCAAAAAAGGAAAAGAAATTGAGAAATTAAACTCCCACATTAAATTTATTGATGACTGGCATTATTTTGATTACCATAAAGATAGATGGAGAATAATACGCTGGTTGTCATTAATTCCAACCTTTAAATATAGATTTGGTAACAGGATTGTTCATCTGAAATTTATTTAA